A window of the Streptomyces albireticuli genome harbors these coding sequences:
- a CDS encoding acyltransferase family protein, whose amino-acid sequence MHPTIPAQRTEHARRSRLPSLTGLRFFAALFVFLFHMTQMNSPLDPGSPMNPFADQGLAHATEKLFSRAGYLGVSFFFVLSGFVLTWVARPGERLRDFYRRRLLKIFPNHLVTWVLAMVLFAGATVGPAVWGANLALVNSWYPRLDINLGANPPSWSLCSELLFYLLFPFALRPVLRIADRRLWMWAWLMVAGTVAVALAGAYLVTDTPRPALLPVSPTQFWFGYFFPPLRMFEFVLGMLLARIVAAGRWPRIGIVPAVLLVVAGYAATMVLPFQFGFVAATVLPVGALISAVATADVRGTRTLMRGRTMQWLGEVSFGFYLCQAIVLFYGRTLLDGDQWGFGPVGGVLALLGACALSLVAGWLLMVCVERPAMRRWSAARGAGTSLTVRRSVPAERTRVDA is encoded by the coding sequence ATGCACCCGACCATCCCCGCACAGCGCACGGAGCACGCCAGACGGTCCCGACTCCCCTCCCTCACCGGACTGCGCTTCTTCGCCGCGCTGTTCGTGTTCCTGTTCCACATGACGCAGATGAACTCGCCGCTCGACCCCGGGTCCCCGATGAACCCCTTCGCGGACCAGGGCCTGGCGCACGCGACGGAGAAGCTGTTCAGCCGGGCCGGATACCTCGGCGTCTCCTTCTTCTTCGTGCTGAGCGGCTTCGTCCTCACCTGGGTGGCACGCCCCGGCGAGCGCCTGCGGGACTTCTACCGCCGGCGGCTGCTGAAGATCTTCCCCAACCACCTGGTGACCTGGGTGCTGGCCATGGTCCTGTTCGCCGGGGCCACCGTCGGCCCCGCCGTCTGGGGCGCCAACCTGGCGCTGGTCAACTCCTGGTACCCGCGGCTCGACATCAACCTCGGGGCCAACCCGCCGAGCTGGTCGCTCTGTAGCGAACTGCTCTTCTACCTGCTGTTCCCCTTCGCGCTGCGCCCGGTCCTGCGGATCGCGGACCGCCGCCTGTGGATGTGGGCCTGGCTCATGGTGGCGGGCACGGTGGCGGTCGCGCTCGCCGGCGCGTACCTGGTCACCGACACCCCGCGGCCCGCCCTGCTGCCCGTCTCCCCGACCCAGTTCTGGTTCGGCTACTTCTTCCCGCCCCTGCGCATGTTCGAGTTCGTCCTCGGCATGCTGCTGGCGCGCATCGTCGCCGCCGGCCGGTGGCCGCGGATCGGCATCGTCCCGGCGGTCCTCCTGGTCGTCGCGGGCTACGCGGCCACGATGGTCCTGCCGTTCCAGTTCGGCTTCGTCGCCGCCACCGTGCTGCCGGTCGGTGCCCTGATCTCCGCCGTGGCCACCGCCGATGTGCGGGGCACCCGCACCCTGATGCGCGGGCGGACGATGCAGTGGCTGGGCGAGGTGTCCTTCGGGTTCTACCTCTGCCAGGCGATCGTCCTCTTCTACGGGCGGACCCTGCTGGACGGGGACCAGTGGGGATTCGGACCGGTGGGCGGCGTGCTCGCGCTGCTGGGCGCCTGCGCGCTCAGCCTGGTCGCGGGCTGGCTGCTCATGGTCTGCGTGGAGCGGCCCGCCATGCGCCGCTGGAGCGCCGCGCGCGGGGCGGGCACGTCGCTCACGGTGCGGCGGTCCGTACCGGCCGAGCGGACCCGGGTCGACGCCTGA
- a CDS encoding response regulator, with protein MDTIRILIADDHTLLRNALAEILHTTEEFEVVATAGSAPEAIRLAAEHQPDITLLDIGMPGNAHPPTTVRKLQQAAPSGGILVLTMHDDPQLVQALLPLGIRGFLHKTVSHQALFAAVREATTPGSRITLSLSAESLAAPPPPAPGPLSPREAQVVELAAHGLSNYQIARRLDITEGTVKRHMRNIFDKLGVGSRVEAANKSVELGLIEPPVAAPKRMGRRYREYPESA; from the coding sequence CACCATTCGCATTCTCATCGCCGACGACCACACCCTGCTGCGCAACGCGCTGGCGGAGATCCTTCACACCACCGAGGAGTTCGAGGTCGTCGCGACCGCCGGCAGCGCCCCCGAGGCCATCCGGCTGGCGGCCGAGCACCAGCCGGACATCACCCTCCTCGACATCGGCATGCCCGGCAACGCCCATCCGCCGACCACCGTGCGCAAGCTCCAGCAAGCCGCCCCCTCGGGCGGCATTCTCGTGCTGACCATGCACGACGACCCCCAGCTCGTCCAGGCCCTGCTGCCGCTGGGCATCCGCGGCTTCCTGCACAAGACGGTGAGCCACCAGGCGCTCTTCGCCGCCGTCCGCGAGGCCACCACCCCCGGCAGCAGGATCACCCTCTCCCTCTCCGCCGAGTCGCTGGCCGCGCCCCCGCCGCCCGCGCCCGGCCCGCTCTCCCCGCGCGAGGCGCAGGTCGTCGAGCTGGCCGCGCACGGCCTGAGCAACTATCAGATCGCCCGCCGGCTCGACATCACGGAGGGGACCGTCAAGCGCCACATGCGCAACATCTTCGACAAGCTCGGCGTGGGATCCCGCGTCGAGGCCGCCAACAAGTCCGTGGAACTGGGCCTGATCGAGCCGCCCGTCGCCGCCCCCAAGCGGATGGGCCGCCGCTACCGGGAGTACCCCGAATCGGCCTGA